In Scyliorhinus canicula chromosome 27, sScyCan1.1, whole genome shotgun sequence, the following proteins share a genomic window:
- the fbxo46 gene encoding F-box only protein 46 — translation MEQNTFSRIRLWCPRPLGTYSQNKPCCISVKKTMGDARSKENEASCSENLPPASANPGGGTTPGDGQGEEGRVMLDTWYVIKPGNTKEKIAFFVAHQCGGGGGRSNAVKVKGNWSTDGTKPKRRRKSHDPTKACPARPREPCRLAERLCVCSEPVEPPCEKDPVSVAEMVARVEQRATSPPQGQNRPPPEPCEGAAGDTSPPPPPMVVPEEQESSRGREGSADTRRVAEAIARIESAQRVGEEAGGRRNGLAKGEGAGGGGPAGGERTTCSAGEVRIAFRVASGDARSPAEAQSAGGGPGCIFMSCNHTVCSGAMEKITCDLYHIVSPSSSSASAPDFAPGGSGNSSLARSQSDVEMATSHPVEELRKDSPPEGAAAASLPLPSEKNAPRDCLNGFHVEVVVTGGVDQCVFFGREGAPGDKEDTVCVTVSGPSQDSKCLACEDPPPGQLFFLHSLAQSPEADPSGEEPSDRKPSPARSGHPESKEKPVLLSPESDPQDASLYCLYRHVSHDFLEIRFKIQRLLEPRQYLLLLPDHVTLKILSYLPTRALAALKCVCHHFKAVIEAYGVRATDSRWNRDPLYRDDPCKQCKKRYERGDVSLCRWHPKPYHHDLPYGRSYWMCCRRKDRDTPGCRIGLHDNNWVQPSDTLKREEGR, via the coding sequence ATGGAACAAAACACTTTCTCTCGCATAAGACTCTGGTGCCCCAGGCCTCTCGGCACCTATTCCCAGAACAAGCCATGCTGCATCAGTGTCAAAAAGACCATGGGCGATGCCAGGTCCAAGGAGAATGAGGCCTCGTGCTCGGAGAACCTGCCCCCTGCTTCTGCCAACCCCGGAGGTGGCACGACCCCAGGGGACGGGcaaggggaggaggggcgggTCATGCTGGACACCTGGTACGTCATCAAGCCGGGCAACACCAAGGAAAAGATCGCCTTCTTCGTGGCGCACCAGTGCGGGGGTGGCGGAGGCCGGAGCAACGCGGTCAAGGTCAAAGGCAACTGGAGTACGGACGGGACGAAACCCAAGAGGAGGCGGAAGTCGCATGACCCGACCAAAGCCTGCCCAGCAAGGCCGAGGGAGCCCTGCAGGCTGGCCGAGAGGCTGTGCGTCTGCTCAGAACCCGTGGAGCCGCCCTGCGAGAAGGACCCGGTTTCGGTGGCGGAGATGGTGGCGCGGGTGGAGCAGCGGGCGACCTCCCCCCCGCAAGGGCAGAACCGGCCGCCCCCGGAGCCGTGCGAGGGAGCAGCGGGCGACACCTCGCCCCCGCCGCCACCAATGGTAGTCCCCGAGGAGCAGGAATCCAGCCGGGGACGGGAGGGGTCCGCCGACACCAGGCGGGTGGCCGAAGCCATCGCCCGGATCGAGTCCGCCCAACGGGTGGGCGAGGAGGCCGGAGGGCGGCGGAACGGGCTGGCGAAGGGCGAGGGGGCCGGCGGCGGGGGGCcggcggggggggagcggaccaccTGCTCCGCCGGCGAAGTGCGCATCGCCTTCCGGGTCGCCAGCGGGGACGCCCGGTCGCCCGCGGAGGCCCAGTCCGCCGGAGGGGGGCCCGGCTGCATCTTCATGAGCTGTAACCACACCGTCTGCAGCGGGGCCATGGAAAAGATCACCTGTGACCTCTATCATATCgtcagcccctcctcctcctccgcctccgccCCTGACTTCGCACCCGGAGGCAGCGGCAACAGCAGCTTGGCCCGCTCCCAGTCAGATGTAGAGATGGCGACGTCCCACCCAGTTGAAGAGCTACGGAAGGACAGCCCGCCTGAGGGCGCCGCCGCAGCCAGCCTTCCACTTCCCTCGGAGAAGAATGCGCCGCGGGACTGCCTGAACGGCTTCCACGTGGAGGTGGTGGTGACGGGCGGCGTGGACCAGTGCGTCTTCTTTGGCCGGGAGGGCGCCCCAGGCGACAAGGAGGACACGGTCTGCGTGACGGTCAGTGGCCCGAGCCAAGATTCCAAGTGTCTCGCCTGCgaggaccccccgccgggccagcTCTTCTTCCTCCATTCTCTGGCCCAGAGTCCCGAGGCTGACCCCTCGGGGGAGGAGCCCTCCGATAGGAAACCCTCCCCCGCCAGGTCGGGCCACCCGGAGTCCAAGGAGAAGCCCGTCCTCCTGAGCCCCGAATCCGACCCGCAGGACGCCTCACTCTACTGCCTTTACCGCCACGTATCGCACGACTTCCTGGAGATCCGCTTCAAGATCCAGAGGCTCTTGGAACCCCGGCagtacctgctcctcctccccgaCCACGTGACCCTGAAGATCCTCAGCTACCTCCCCACCCGGGCCCTGGCCGCCCTCAAGTGCGTCTGCCACCACTTCAAGGCCGTCATCGAGGCCTACGGGGTGCGGGCCACCGACTCGCGTTGGAACCGCGACCCCCTGTACCGCGATGACCCCTGCAAGCAATGCAAGAAACGCTACGAGAGGGGCGACGTCTCGCTCTGTCGCTGGCATCCTAAACCTTATCACCACGACCTGCCTTATGGACGCTCCTACTGGATGTGCTGCCGACGGAAAGACAGGGACACGCCAGGCTGCCGCATTGGGCTCCATGACAATAACTGGGTGCAGCCCAGTGACACATtaaagagggaggaggggaggtaa